The proteins below come from a single Denticeps clupeoides chromosome 15, fDenClu1.1, whole genome shotgun sequence genomic window:
- the LOC114765325 gene encoding immunoglobulin kappa light chain-like isoform X2, protein MIYIEGTLCIVTTCLSALTEFIADLGDTLSCFTTTEMITMTFIIVFWVFALCVQEVSGQVTVTQTPRERTFQPQDTVVLNCRTNSGIHSDDFAWYQQKLGEAPKLLIYDINSRYTGTPERFSGSGSDYGSDFTLTISSIQAEDAGDYYCQSVHYISSSYVFTFGGGTKLELGTITRPTLTVLPPSKDEVSSKGSATLVCLANKGAPSGWSLSWKVDGSSKSGEVGRGVLQKDGLYSWSSTLTLRASDWNKVTSVTCDATYSSQPAVTGTLRRSNCSE, encoded by the exons atgatttaCATAGAGGGGACACTTTGCATTGTCACCACATGCCTCAGTGCTCTCACAGAGTTTATAGCTGATTTAGGTGACACACTTTCAtgcttcacaacaacagaaatgatcacaatgacgttcatcattgttttctgggtgtttgctctgtgtgtacaag AGGTCAGTGGGCAGGTTACTGTAACACAGACTCCCAGAGAAAgaacttttcagccacaagataCAGTCGTTCTGAACTGCAGAACCAACTCTGGGATTCATAGTGACGATTTTGCCTGGTACCAGCAGAAACTtggagaagctcctaaactCCTCATCTATGATATTAATAGCCGCTACACTGGGACTCCAGAGCGGTTCAGTGGCAGTGGATCTGATTATGGATCTGATTTCACTCTGACCATCAGCAGCATTCAggctgaagatgcaggagattattactGTCAGAGTGTTCACTATATCAGTAGCAGCTATGTGTTC ACGTTCGGTGGCGGCACCAAGCTGGAACTTGGCA caaTCACCCGTCCTACACTGACAGTCCTCCCCCCATCTAAAGACGAGGTGTCCAGTAAGGGTTCCGCCACGCTGGTGTGTCTGGCCAACAAGGGCGCCCCCTCTGGCTGGAGTCTGAGCTGGAAGGTGGATGGGAGCAGTAAGAGTGGGGAGGTCGGTCGTGGGGTCCTGCAGAAGGACGGCCTGTACAGCTGGAGCAGCACCCTGACTCTCAGAGCCAGCGACTGGAACAAGGTCACCTCAGTCACCTGTGACGCCACCTACAGCTCCCAGCCTGCTGTTACTGGGACACTGAGGAGAAGCAACTGTTCTGAGTAG
- the LOC114765325 gene encoding immunoglobulin kappa light chain-like isoform X1, with the protein MIYIEGTLCIVTTCLSALTEFIADLGDTLSCFTTTEMITMTFIIVFWVFALCVQEVSGQVTVTQTPRERTFQPQDTVVLNCRTNSGIHSDDFAWYQQKLGEAPKLLIYDINSRYTGTPERFSGSGSDYGSDFTLTISSIQAEDAGDYYCQSVHYISSSYVWTFGGGTKLELGTITRPTLTVLPPSKDEVSSKGSATLVCLANKGAPSGWSLSWKVDGSSKSGEVGRGVLQKDGLYSWSSTLTLRASDWNKVTSVTCDATYSSQPAVTGTLRRSNCSE; encoded by the exons atgatttaCATAGAGGGGACACTTTGCATTGTCACCACATGCCTCAGTGCTCTCACAGAGTTTATAGCTGATTTAGGTGACACACTTTCAtgcttcacaacaacagaaatgatcacaatgacgttcatcattgttttctgggtgtttgctctgtgtgtacaag AGGTCAGTGGGCAGGTTACTGTAACACAGACTCCCAGAGAAAgaacttttcagccacaagataCAGTCGTTCTGAACTGCAGAACCAACTCTGGGATTCATAGTGACGATTTTGCCTGGTACCAGCAGAAACTtggagaagctcctaaactCCTCATCTATGATATTAATAGCCGCTACACTGGGACTCCAGAGCGGTTCAGTGGCAGTGGATCTGATTATGGATCTGATTTCACTCTGACCATCAGCAGCATTCAggctgaagatgcaggagattattactGTCAGAGTGTTCACTATATCAGTAGCAGCTATGT GTGGACGTTCGGTGGCGGCACCAAGCTGGAACTTGGCA caaTCACCCGTCCTACACTGACAGTCCTCCCCCCATCTAAAGACGAGGTGTCCAGTAAGGGTTCCGCCACGCTGGTGTGTCTGGCCAACAAGGGCGCCCCCTCTGGCTGGAGTCTGAGCTGGAAGGTGGATGGGAGCAGTAAGAGTGGGGAGGTCGGTCGTGGGGTCCTGCAGAAGGACGGCCTGTACAGCTGGAGCAGCACCCTGACTCTCAGAGCCAGCGACTGGAACAAGGTCACCTCAGTCACCTGTGACGCCACCTACAGCTCCCAGCCTGCTGTTACTGGGACACTGAGGAGAAGCAACTGTTCTGAGTAG